In Colletotrichum destructivum chromosome 8, complete sequence, the following proteins share a genomic window:
- a CDS encoding DNA-directed RNA polymerase II subunit RPB1, translating to MANLYFTHSSAPIKTVEEIQFGLMAPEEIKNMSVCHCVYPETMDETRTKPRDGGLNDPLLGSIDRQFKCKTCSQAMGECPGHFGHIELAKPVYHPGFIKKVKKVLEIVCHNCSKVLADRSDPEFLQAVNTRDPKVRFNRVWNICKKKTRCENEVKEQKPDDGEYGLNMKQAPVNHGGCGNIQPRVRHKALQLIAKFEAQGEDGVKKKEEPPITPEMAHNILRRISDDDLRDMGLNLEYARPEWMIVTVLPVPPPPVRPSISMDGTGQGLRNEDDLTYKLGDIIRANSNVKQAIREGSPAHIAQDFEQLLQYHVATYMDNDIAGQPRALQKSGRPVKAIRARLKGKEGRLRGNLMGKRVDFSARTVITGDANLSLDEVGVPRSIARTLTYPETVTPYNIGRLHELVQNGPNEHPGAKYVIRTDGTRIDLRHHRRAGQISLEYGWKVERHLITGDYIIFNRQPSLHKESMMGHRVRVMPYSTFRLNLSVTSPYNADFDGDEMNLHVPQSEETRAEVKELCLVPINIVSPQRNGPLMGIVQDTLAGAYKLCRRDVFLNKEQVMNIMLWVPNWDGIIPPPAIVRPRPRWTGKQIMSMAVPNIVSLHSAPDSKEDNPLKDEGLLIQSGQIMYGLLSKKNIGAASGGIVHIVYNEHGPEAAMKFLNGVQQTVNYWLLHNGFSIGIGDTIPDKVTIEKVQVHIDEHKAEVEEFTRQATANELEPLPGMNIRETFESKVSKALNTARDKAGTTTQKSLKDLNNAVTMASSGSKGSSINISQMTALVGQQIVEGKRIPFGFKYRTLPHFTKDDYSPEARGFVENSYLRGLTPSEFFFHAMAGREGLIDTAVKTAETGYIQRRLVKALEDVSAKYDGTVRNSLGDILQFLYGEDGLDAIYIEKQRMDHLNMSNKKFADRFRLDVMAENRPEELEWLEYGNEIAGDPAVQQLLDEEFEALTADRKQVRQINFKRKDDESMQLPLNIVRLMETSKKLFAVEDFQRSDLRPQDVIPAVQAMLNRMTIVRGNDDISKEADRSATILFKAQIRSRLAFKRIACQQRLNKMAFEHVLGELEARWDRAFVSPGEMVGVIAAQSIGEPATQMTLNTFHFAGVSSKNVTLGVPRLKEILNLAQNIKTPSMVVYLSGEDNASQEAAKALRSTVEHTTLRSVTAVTEIYYDPEITSTNIPDDLDMVESYYLIPDESHDKTEDQSRWLLRLTLDRQKLLDKELTVEDVARRIKEEYPNDLAVIFSDNNAEEQIIRIRPMHAGNDKDEDGEKKIEDDVMLKRLETHLLDTLSLRGVKGIERAFLNKETKLIETDDGALLAAKADERCSEWYLDTSGTALRQVLAVDGVDSNRTYTNHLWQIVEVFGIEAARAALVRELTQVLAFDGSYVNHRHLALLCDVMTYRGTISAVTRHGINRADTGALMRCSFEETVEILLEAAAVGELDDCRGISENVMLGQMAPMGTGHFDVLLDPKMLETVISDNSRMGLMPGMPVKGGEAGGAATPYDSGSPMADSGYMSLSSPAAGNFSPIVGAGSDSPTGFNTDYNGFAGIGSVGHYPGASPGRPTSPFSTSPTSPFQSGYGGYSPSSPNAGYSPTSPLIDGAAGRYGATSPQFSPSSPSFSPTSPMLRPTSPASPNYSPTSPSYSPASPSSPRHYSPTSPAQYASPTSPSYSPASPNYSPASPNLHGAGPTSPSYSPASPTWSPTSPAQYSPTSPSFQQTPGAQQSPTSPSYSPTSPSWSPRTPGPGGSGN from the exons ATGGCGAACCTTTACTTTACGCACTCGAGTGCGCCGATCAAGACGGTCGAGGAGATTCAGTTTGGCCTTATGGCTCCCGAGGAGATCAAGAATATGAGTGTCTGCCACTGTGTCTACCCCGAAACCATGGACGAGACTCGGACGAAGCCTCGTGATGGCGGTCTGAATGACCCGCTTCTCGGTTCCATCGATCGGCAGTTCAAGTGCAAGACCTGCTCCCAGGCGATGGGCGAATGTCCAGGTCATTTTGGCCACATCGAGCTGGCTAAGCCCGTCTACCATCCTGGCTTTATCAAGAAAGTCAAGAAGGTTCTGGAGATTGTCTGCCATAATTGCAGCAAGGTCTTGGCCGATAGA AGCGATCCTGAATTTCTCCAAGCTGTGAACACAAGAGACCCCAAGGTTCGCTTCAACCGCGTCTGGAATATCTGCAAGAAGAAGACTCGTTGCGAAAATGAAGTCAAGGAACAGAAGCCTGATGATGGAGAGTACGGCCTGAACATGAAGCAGGCTCCTGTCAACCACGGTGGCTGTGGCAACATTCAGCCTAGGGTGCGGCACAAAGCCTTGCAGCTGATTGCAAAGTTCGAGGCCCaaggcgaggatggcgttaagaagaaggaagagccCCCCATCACCCCGGAGATGGCTCATAACATTCTGCGCCGcatcagcgacgacgacctgaGAGACATGGGCCTCAATCTCGAGTACGCCCGTCCAGAGTGGATGATTGTTACCGTCCTTCCCGTCCCGCCTCCACCCGTACGGCCCAGTATTTCCATGGACGGTACTGGTCAAGGGCTGAGGAATGAAGATGATTTGACATACAAACTGGGCGATATCATCCGAGCCAACAGCAACGTCAAGCAAGCCATTCGCGAAGGCTCACCTGCTCACATCGCCCAAGATTTCgagcagctgctgcagtaTCATGTCGCCACTTACATGGATAATGATATTGCTGGGCAGCCTCGCGCTTTGCAGAAGAGTGGCCGCCCAGTGAAGGCCATCCGTGCCCGCCTCAAGGGAAAGGAGGGTCGCCTTCGCGGTAACTTGATGGGAAAGCGTGTCGACTTCTCAGCACGTACTGTCATCACTGGTGACGCCAACCTTTCCCTCGATGAGGTTGGTGTGCCCCGAAGCATCGCAAGAACGTTGACCTATCCCGAGACGGTCACTCCTTACAACATTGGAAGATTGCACGAGCTGGTACAGAATGGTCCGAACGAGCACCCAGGTGCTAAATACGTCATCCGCACCGACGGTACGAGGATTGACCTtcgtcaccaccgccgtGCCGGACAAATTTCTCTCGAGTACGGCTGGAAGGTTGAGCGTCACTTGATCACTGGCGATTATATCATCTTCAACCGCCAGCCATCTCTTCACAAGGAGTCCATGATGGGTCACAGAGTCCGCGTTATGCCTTACTCGACTTTCCGTCTCAACCTGTCCGTCACGTCGCCGTACAATGCCGATTTCGACGGTGACGAAATGAATCTTCACGTCCCTCAAAGCGAAGAGACTAGAGCTGAGGTCAAGGAGCTCTGCCTGGTTCCCATCAACATTGTTTCTCCGCAAAGAAACGGCCCTCTAATGGGTATCGTGCAGGACACCCTTGCCGGCGCCTACAAGCTTTGCCGTCGTGATGTGTTCCTCAACAAGGAGCAGGTTATGAACATCATGTTGTGGGTTCCAAACTGGGATGGTATCATTCCCCCGCCAGCCATCGTGCGGCCCAGACCAAGATGGACGGGCAAGCAGATCATGAGCATGGCAGTTCCCAATATTGTCAGCTTGCACAGCGCTCCGGACTCGAAGGAGGATAACCCTCTTAAGGACGAGGGTCTCCTCATTCAGTCGGGGCAGATCATGTACGGTTTGCTCTCCAAGAAGAACATTGGTGCCGCCAGTGGTGGTATCGTCCACATCGTATACAACGAGCACGGGCCAGAGGCGGCTATGAAGTTCCTTAACGGGGTTCAGCAAACCGTCAACTACTGGCTTCTACACAACGGTTTCAGTATCGGTATTGGTGATACGATTCCCGATAAGGTTACCATTGAGAAGGTGCAGGTGCACATTGACGAGCACAAGGCTGAGGTCGAGGAGTTCACAAGACAAGCTACTGCTAACGAGCTGGAGCCTCTGCCTGGTATGAACATTCGTGAGACCTTCGAGAGCAAGGTTTCCAAGGCTCTTAACACAGCCCGTGACAAGGCCGGTACTACTACACAGAAGAGTTTGAAGGATTTGAACAACGCTGTCACCATGGCCTCGTCTGGTTCCAAGGGGTCATCCATCAACATTTCCCAAATGACTGCCCTCGTCGGACAGCAGATCGTCGAGGGTAAGCGTATTCCCTTCGGCTTCAAGTACCGCACGCTCCCCCATTTCACCAAGGACGACTACTCTCCCGAGGCTCGCGGTTTCGTCGAGAACTCCTACCTCCGTGGTCTTACGCCGAGTGAATTCTTCTTCCACGCCATGGCTGGTAGAGAGGGTTTGATCGATACTGCTGTCAAGACTGCCGAAACCGGTTACATCCAGCGTCGTCTCGTCAAAGCGCTTGAGGACGTCAGCGCCAAGTATGACGGTACCGTCAGAAACTCTCTTGGCGATATTCTGCAGTTCCTGTATGGTgaagacggcctggacgccaTCTACATCGAGAAGCAACGCATGGATCACCTCAACATGTCCAACAAAAAGTTCGCCGACCGTTTCCGGCTCGATGTCATGGCCGAGAACAGACCTGAAGAGCTTGAGTGGCTTGAGTACGGCAACGAAATCGCGGGCGACCCGGCGGTTCAGCAGCTCTTGGACGAAGAATTTGAGGCACTCACCGCCGACCGCAAGCAGGTTCGCCAGATCAACTTCAAGAGGAAGGATGATGAATCGATGCAGCTTCCATTGAACATCGTTCGTCTCATGGAAACCTCCAAGAAGCTCTTCGCTGTCGAGGATTTCCAGAGAAGCGACTTGCGTCCACAAGACGTTATTCCGGCGGTTCAGGCCATGCTGAACAGAATGACCATCGTCCGTGGCAACGATGACATCTCCAAGGAGGCTGACCGCAGCGCCACGATCCTCTTCAAAGCACAGATTCGCTCACGCCTTGCCTTCAAGCGCATTGCTTGCCAGCAGCGCCTGAACAAGATGGCTTTCGAGCACGTCCTAGGAGAGTTGGAGGCTCGGTGGGACCGAGCCTTTGTCAGTCCTGGTGAAATGGTTGGTGTTATCGCGGCCCAGTCTATCGGTGAGCCTGCCACGCAGATGACGCTGAACACCTTCCATTTTGCCGGTGTTTCTTCCAAGAACGTGACGCTCGGTGTTCCTCGTCTCAAAGAAATCCTCAACTTGGCCCAGAACATCAAAACCCCTTCCATGGTAGTCTACTTGAGCGGCGAGGACAACGCTAGTCAAGAAGCTGCCAAGGCTCTTCGCAGCACAGTCGAGCACACGACGCTGCGCTCAGTCACCGCGGTCACTGAGATTTATTACGACCCTGAGATTACGTCGACCAACATCCCTGATGATCTGGACATGGTCGAGTCTTACTACCTCATTCCCGACGAATCTCACGACAAGACTGAAGACCAGTCCAGATGGTTGCTGCGTCTCACTTTAGACCGCCAGAAGCTTCTTGACAAGGAGCTTACAGTCGAAGACGTTGCTAGACGCATCAAGGAGGAGTACCCCAACGATCTTGCAGTGATTTTCAGTGATAACAACGCTGAAGAGCAAATCATTCGTATCCGCCCCATGCacgccggcaacgacaagGACGAAGATGGCGAGAAGAAAATCGAAGATGATGTCATGCTGAAGAGACTGGAGACTCATCTGCTCGACACTCTCTCCCTCCGTGGTGTCAAGGGCATCGAGAGAGCTTTCTTGAACAAGGAGACCAAACTTATCGAGACCGATGACGGAGCGTTGTTGGCCGCCAAGGCTGATGAGCGCTGTTCGGAGTGGTACTTGGACACATCCGGAACTGCTCTTCGCCAGGTcttggccgtcgacggcgtcgattCCAACCGTACCTACACCAACCACTTGTGGCAGATTGTTGAAGTTTTCGGTATCGAGGCGGCCAGAGCGGCTCTGGTCCGTGAGTTGACCCAAGTGCTTGCCTTTGACGGTTCCTACGTCAATCACAGACATCTTGCTCTTCTTTGCGATGTCATGACCTACAGGGGTACGATCTCTGCTGTAACTCGTCACGGTATCAACCGTGCCGACACCGGTGCCCTCATGCGTTGTTCCTTCGAAGAGACTGTCGAAATTCTCCTCGAGGCTGCAGCCGTGGGCGAATTGGACGACTGCCGCGGCATCTCCGAGAACGTCATGCTTGGTCAGATGGCACCCATGGGTACTGGTCACTTTGATGTTCTCCTCGATCCCAAGATGCTGGAGACTGTCATCAGCGACAACTCGCGTATGGGTCTTATGCCTGGCATGCCggtcaagggcggcgaggcgggcggggcCGCCACTCCTTACGACTCCGGATCACCCATGGCCGACTCCGGTTACATGTCTCTCAGCTCGCCCGCTGCCGGCAACTTCTCTCCCATTGTTGGCGCGGGCTCCGATTCTCCCACCGGCTTTAACACCGATTACAATGGTTTTGCTGGcatcggctccgtcggccaTTACCCGGGCGCCAGCCCGGGACGGCCGACTAGCCCCTTCAGCACGTCTCCAACCTCGCCTTTCCAGAGTGGGTACGGCGGATActcaccatcgtcgcctAACGCTGGCTACTCTCCGACTTCGCCCCTCATCGACGGTGCTGCTGGCCGTTACGGTGCCACTTCGCCCCAGTTCAgcccttcgtcgccgtccttctcgccgacgtcgcctaTGCTGCGGCCTACCAGCCCCGCGAGCCCCAACTACAgcccgacgtcgccgagctaCTCGCCGGCATCCCCCTCTTCGCCCAGGCACTACTCGCCGACATCGCCGGCTCAGTATGCCTCGCCCACTTCCCCGAGCTATTCGCCGGCCAGTCCTAACTACAGCCCGGCATCTCCCAACCTTCACGGGGCTGGcccaacgtcgccgtcgtaCTCTCCTGCGTCACCGACATGGTCTCCAACTTCACCGGCTCAGTACTCCCCTACGAGTCCGAGCTTCCAGCAGACTCCAGGAGCGCAGCAGTCGCCGACCAGCCCCAGCTACTCACCAACA TCGCCTTCCTGGTCTCCCCGAACTCCCGGGCCGGGCGGTTCTGGCAACTGA